AGCTGTGGACGTGGACAAACGGACACAACAGGGCCAGACTAAACATCTGGGCCTCAATGAGCTGCAGCTTAGTGGCCTGTGTTCGACACAGCATGGCTTATCGACTCTTTAATCCTGCAATGCTAGCTAAAGCTCAAAGGTAGCAATAGAAAATTATTGCATGTGAAGTTCAGGCCCAAGCAGCGACCATGACAGCTAGCTGCACCGACATTAACCTGGCTGGAAACAAAGACACGTCCAGTTGTTCAGTCGGCCCTGGCGTGATGGCATGCTTCATGGTAATAAACGTTTTCTGCCACTGTAACGACCAATGCTAGCTACAGTATCAGACATTAGCAGTCTACTAAGTACTGTTAGCTCATCAGAGCAGACAAGCCCACAGGTCCAGGCTTTAACAGAAGGATGAAGGCCAACTTGTGTGTGACGTGGCTTTTTACAAGCTGCCGCTACTAGTTAGCATTACCACTCTGCAGTGAGGAagaactttgatttttttttctgcatgatCCACTAGCGAGCTAGCTCGCCAGCTAACACCCACCTTCGCCGTCACTTTGGGGCCTTTCTTCTTCTCGTCAGCGGATGAGCCATTTGGGAAACCGAGAAAAATCAGCGATCCCACAATGATCGTAACGGCTACAAGGAACTTCATCTTTCTCTCGCACAGCCTCACCATGAACAGTCCGAAGACGGCCTGTTAGTCGTGCTAGCTTTATATGAGCCGCCGGATAGAACGTTGTCCGGGGTGGAGACTGCAGCTGCGGCCGCTCCGGGCTGCGCCGCCAACACCACATAGGGGCGGGGCTTCGAGACGCACGGTGATCTGATTGGAGCACGTACCGGAACGTTTCAACCAATCAGAGCCAGACGCGTAACTAAGTTTTGTCAGAGATCCAGCATCCCTCAGCGTGTAAAACACCAAGACAGAGATCCTGTACACAGACAGCTTTGGAAATAATCCTTAGAACATCTGTTGGTTTAGTTGCAGAGCCTGCACAGCAGGCCTTGAAGTTGAATTTCATCACTGTggttctaaaaaagaaaaactttatttatatagcaacTTAAGAACAGCAATCACAAGGTGCTTTGACAGTCACAACATGCAAATACAGACACAATCAAGCAGGACATAAAAGGACAAGACAGAGCagtcagttaaaaataaatagtaaaaatgataCCAAgtttccctgtgcatgcatgggttttctccgggcactccggcttcttcccacagtccaaaaatatgctgaggttaattgagtactctaaattgcccgtaggtgtgaatgtgagtgtgattgtttgtctgtatatgtagccctgtgacagactggcgacctgtccagggtgtcccctgccttcgctcgagtcagctgggataggctccagcaccccccacgaccctagtgaggataaagcggtgtatagagaatggaaaatggactctggcttcctcccacagtccaaaaacaagctgaggttaactgataatactaaattgtccgtaggtgtgaatgtgagtgtgattgtctgtctctatatgtaaccctgtgatagactgttgacctgtccaggttgtccccAGTGAGGATTAAgggatgtatagataatggatggattaaaCACTCTCCTTCTGATCCATGAAGTTGGACCCTTGAAATTcctttttaaatctattttggACCAAACAAGTGCAGACTTTTCAAGATATTATCTTTCCTATTACCACTTACCGTTTTAAGTCGAATTATTTTACGATTAATCTATTGAGTATCTTCCAATTAAATTTTTTGACTAAATTGTCAGAGAATGGCAACACAAACTTTACTATTTATTAGAGCACATAATAAAtcaattttaactttttctccATGTAATATTCTGTCTAATGACTACTTATTCAATTCGGCACTCAGTTCTTTCAACAACACacaagcaaaataaatgcaacaccACCAATCGAGTCATATACAACTCTCCATACACATTTTAATGACAAGCTACAAGTAAATGGAACTTTTCGACAGttacaaatgttaaaaacatgagacacaaactaTGAAATGAGTAAGGCTGCACAGATTGTACTTGCTAAAAACAGAAGGGGGTCCCAAGTTAAGGTTACATTCACCTTTAAAGGCACACCTGCCACTTGGACTAGTGCAAAGAATCAATTCTGCTaaacaaaaagtcattttgttgtgtttgcattAAGACTCCATTATTATTGCATGCCTTAAGCGGCCATTTGAGGTATACAAACACATTGTTCTGACAGTCACAAACTGTATGTCTAACATGATGCAGGAGTGTCAAATAAGTTCACAGGTAACAACAGCAAACAACCAATGAAGAAGCATTATTTACTTACACACTAGAGTTGGAATCAGGGAGCTTTTCTTGCAGTTTGTTACGCGGCCCAGCTTTCAGGATTTTCCAGCCAATCACATTACATAATTACACCTTTTAAGACAGGTTGAGCTGAAGCCACGAAGAAGCTGTacaaacaaaacaggagaaaaacaagtaCATTAACCCTGACAACACCTATAAGCCTAGTAGACATTATAATTTACCTTTAACTTCCTTTATTTCTAACAGAATCTTCATGTTTAATTAGCTGGCGTTCGATTGTAAACTGAGCTTTACTGCATAAAGAAGGAGGACCCGCTTTAAAACCATATTTAAAGTAGCCATTTATAAGTGtaacattttaatatttgattaaaaaataataaaaacgcTGCTATGGAGTTtacaaacataaaacatctTTATAGTGGAAGTGTTTCGgtcaaaaactgagaaaaccaAAAAGTTATCACAGTCTAGTATGCTCATCCTCTCAGgacaaataagaaaaatctCAAGTATATCTAGATAACACTTATTACATGTAAATAGGTCAGACACCGAGAAATATCTGATGACCATAATAGAATGGTCTTTCAAGTGTTCTAGTCATGAGTTAATGTGAATACAccaaaagttgaaaaaacaaacaatgaacatcAAGATTACCAGCTAGATTCTACCATTTAGTCAGATGCTCATCACATTCCAGTttctactgtgtgtgtgagtcagcAGGTAACTGGTGTGAGGCTTCATTTTTGTTTGGCTCTCAAATATGAATAAACtacttaataatatttttttcatgtataTTCCCAAGGCACAGCATACTGAAGATATGCAGGTCAAAGTAAATTAGCTGAGCCAACAAAACTCTTTGGAGTTTGTGAAGATGGCTTTGAGCTGTGCCCAGTGCATAGAGTCCAGCCGCTGCTCAGCTCGGTCAGATCCAGCTCTGTAAAGTTCTGCCCCAGTTTCTGTCTGCTGGAGCATAAAGGAGGAACACCAGAGGAGACCGGAGCAGGGCTGGAGGAGTCATCAGGCAGGAGTTAAAACTGTCACCGTCGATCACTTTCCTAAACTCAGTGGAGCTTTGGGAAGGAAGATTCAGAACCTGAATCAGGACACGGAGGATGATCTGCATCAGAAACCATGACTCCAGTCCAACTACCTCACCTGCAGGTAAGACTGAGGTCTTTTCAGCTCTTCCCATCAACTATTTCCAGGAAAATCGGAGTGTCAAATGGAAGCAAACCTCAGAAGGGCTGCTGGGTCTTCAACTCTGAGTACACTAGTCCCTCTGCTGAGATGGCGTCCCCCAGCCCTACTGTCCGAAGCGGTCGTTTGCAGACCAGCACTGGTGTGAAGTGGAAGGTAACGTTTCCACGACGCCACACAGTAACAGGCTCCGCTGGGTTCAGGGACAGATGCTCCCGTGGCTCACTGTGAGAGCTGTGAAACTCCAGCGGGGCTTTCAGCTCCACTTTGCTAATGTCGACCGTCTGGAGGCCACAAGCCTGACTGCTGGCCACCCGGGCTCCGGCCATCACCGCTGCTGCTTGGTTCCCCCAGTATCCATCCACCGTAGCCAGGATGTGGTAGGCCAACGTGTGAAAGTGAATGCGAGTGAGATCCGCTTCTGATGAGGGGTCGCTGCGGCCGTGCTGCTCCAGGACCCAGAGGAGGATGTCGCTAACCCGATCCACGTCTGGGATGCCCTTCCAGGCAGCCATCTCTGCATGAGGCCCTTCACCGGCCTGAGAGAGGAAGAGCAGCTCCTGCTCGTTCAGCCCAATGGAACTGACAATAGGCATAAACTGctaacaggaaacagaaaaaaagactttaatTAAATATACAGAATACCTTAGGGATCTGTGGAATTTGAGCACATCAATCCTTTGTCTGTGTAAGAATTCATCCAGACTCTGTGACATTACTGATTTCCACATGTACCTCCTGCATGATGCTGTTCATGTAGTCTTTGTCCGTCATGCTTGCCAGCTCCAGGTGGATGGGAATGTCTTTACGGATGTCAGATATGGCTAACACCGCCTGCAAATGGGAAAcaagtattttaaaatgatgcaaCCCATATAATCTGAGTTTTTGGATGCATCCATACACACAAATAGAGAGTACTAATAATAAAACGTGTCTGATGAATAATTCATACAACCTACGTTTTAGCTTTTATTCATAAAAGTTGTTAAACTCCCATGTCACGCAGCATTATACTGGATGGAAGTGAATAGTCTAAACTTTCTAAAAGTAAAATCACATATGTATAAAAGCAGAcagatttcaaaaagaacaacacctgagtttttatgtgttttgcaCTCAAATGCATGCAGCACATTCTGCATTATGGCCAACCATCTAATAAACcgtatttttaaatgaatggctgttatcatttattttcactttaaattaCCCAAAAAAAGGCCAATCCACCACAAGCACTTTTCACTGCATTACTATCCATCAGACttcaaaaaaagttgaaaatatttgcacaaTTTCTGTGATTTAGGGAGGATACACTTCTTTACTGATTACCACCAGTAATTGGAGAAACTGTTCAGGACCGCTTTAGTCCACCGACCTCTTTCAGCCTCTCCTCCCACAGCTCTTTGCCCTGACCCTCCATCATGTGGAGCCCCGACAAGACGACCAGCTCCGGCTGGAACTCCTCCAGACTCGCAACAAAAGTCTCCAGTGAGCTCATCTCCCCATTGGACACGTCGTGGGAGAAGATGAAGCGGTTGGCTTGAGGTGCCTGAGTTGAACCCCACTGTTCACCTGAAGGCAGAGAAGAGGACCGAATGCAACAGTTGCATGACTCACTGTGACTGATGTCTTAGTAGAAATCTTCAGGATGCTTTCAAagctgcagcttcttcttcCCTTTACCTGCTTTGTACTCCAGGATGAGGTGAAATTCGTCAATTTCCTGGAGAGACTCTGGGGGAACAACTATCTGCTCATCCAACATCTCATGAAGTTTAGGACCAACTGGCCCACATAACAAAACCTGTGgtttaaaaacagattcaaTCACAAACACTTCATCCTCATACTGGTACATCTGTCTTGTAATGATGCTCTGCAGTTCATCATTCATGCAGCGCAATTACATGTCTGGCAACAATTTGCAATATAACAGTGGATCTAAGACAAGAGTGTGCTTCAGTCATCTGAACCCAAACCATGTTCTGGATGTCTGCTGCTCCTGTCACAATTTGAACCACAGTGGccccatttttcactgcaatattaaATCCTGCACCTCGATGGGATCAGCACAACCATGACCAGTAGCAGAGAGGACTCCAAAAGTCTTTTGTGCTGTACGACAAAGTtatgccataaatcatgaaagttgaatttctttgatttttctccAAGTGGTTGCAGGTGTGATACtcactgcaagaaaaaaaagtgtatctAATTTGCTGTCATTATTGTCTCCTATCTGCACTTTGTAAACACAGCCtacagttcagcccagtttacTTGAAAAGTCTCTGcaattttgtcatgatttttgGTTGTAGTTGAGTCACTCATGTCTTCTTagaggagcacagaattttattacattttttttgttttacagaatctgctTGTGCAAACAGTGGATTTTGGCAAATGTTTAAATTGGtgatgaaaatacagattttaagtTTAGTTCTAGTGATGTTTCCTCTCTGAATGCAAAGGCACATATAAAGATCTTTGGAAAGTTCTAAATGTGTTgattatttgtgtaatttcggttattttgtaaagacaaaatgcatttcaaaccaaCCAGTaggtttggggttcagaaggttaggagatatcatattttttttctattcagaATTCTGAATTACACTGTAATAATGTGCTAACAGGGTTTCCCAAGggcatacactaccgttcaaaagtttggggtcatccacacaatttcatgctttccatgaaaactcacacttttattcatgtgctaacataattgcacaggACTAGCttacacaatgtagcattagaacacaggagtgatggttgctggaaatgttcctctgtacccctatggagatattccattaaaaatcagctgtttccagctagaatagtcacttAACACAATAAcgatgtctacactgtatttctcattattttaatgttgtcttcattttctttcaaaaatacggacatttctaagtgaccccaaatctTTGAACGGTCATGTATTTACTATATATAAATGTATTCTCTTGAAATCTTGTGTCAGATTGAGGACAGAAACATAAACATGCTAGTGTACCATCAGATCAGGGTAGGTGGCAAGCTTCTGACCAATGAGAGCAGCATTTCCTCCCACATACAGCTAGAAGAAGACAAAAGTAAAGTTTACTCCAAGGAAGATCATTTGAAAactgaatgaataaaacaagacattgtCCTCTGTGGAAACCTAAAGAGTGAAACAGCCTTGCCTTTGCACCGGGGTACTCTGCTGCTGCACGTGCAATCCTCTGAAAGGCCTCCTTGTCGCTGAAGAAACGCTCGGCAGCTGCTCCCCGCCCCATGTAATGGATGAAGGCCTCCTTCAAGTCCTCTTTGGAGTGCAAAACTTCGTGATCCAGGCCGGTCCCAGGATCCACAGCCAGAGCCTGCAGTAGGCCGACTCCAGAGACAACCACGTCGACGCAGGCATTCACCCTTAAAAAGGAGAGACATGCAGAGTACCAGTTGTTTGTCAATTAATAAATTCATTATCAATTTGTACTGGCAAAAACTATGAACACACCTGAGCGTTgataatttatttttgctgGTAGAAAGTcagaccaaactgtcaaaactgAAGATGTGAGTTAAAAAGCCTGGACTCAAACTAGTGTGGCGCCACTATTCTTATCAAATAAACTCATTGCTGGAAGAATGTTGCtttaaaagcacaataaaaacacaattttaaaatcctTATTCCTGcattaaatgttcttttacCGTTTGGTAAATTCCTCAACTTGTTTTCCTCCATGTAAACTTTTAAACTTCTTCTGACTTATTCATGGGGAACCTGGGAACATGCacctacatttatttattcaaatgtgACACGCAGAGACAAGCAAACCCTCGCAGCAAAGAAAAGGCTAAACTAAGAGGTTACTTCCTCCTTCTCTTGTAATATGCTTCACCCACATATCCAGTTTTCTATTTCAGTGAAACTTCAGATGCACTATTGAAGCTTTTCCCTTCATTTCTCCTTTCTGTGTTGAGTCCATCCCTCAAGTGGGCCGTCCTTGAGGTCCAGCCAATCCTTCTCTGCCACCTGAAACTCTGAATCATTCAACAGCGGGCTAAAGGCTGTCATACAGTGTAATTCACTAGAGCCCCTCTTTCTTGGAGTGTCTAAGCTGTGGCTGACCAATGATCACTTCTCCACAGTAGCAGAGCTGACTTAAACCTGCCAACATGTGCACAATACACAGGAGAGCTGCAGGAGAACAGATGCAGCAATATCTGGTCCTGGTGACAGTAGtaggacaaaaaaatatacatgcaTCCATTTCTAGACAGAAATAACAGTTCAACTCAAACTCACCCCACTGCCACTTTGCTCCACTGCCGGGTTGGTAAAGATATCAGAGCCTCCCAGGCAGCAGAGATCACCTGCTCCAGGCTGTCCTGACTGTTCAGACTCTCTGATGATGTCTGGAAGTTTGGCAGACTGACATACTGCAGAATCTGGGCTGGCAGATCCGGGCTGCCATGGTAGAAATAGCCAACAGCTAACGCCAGCAGGGCCGCTACTGAAGCCTTCCTCCacatgatgctcccacacaCTCCTGTAACAAAGAAAGTCAGTCAGTCCTCTGTCTCATATCAAGCATTTACATTCAGAACTGATCGACTCCAGTAGTGGCTGGTATCTTAAAAGCGTAATATTACTTAAAGAGTTTAAATATGTTATTGTTGGGATCAGCTTTGACAAACACAGTGTTATATTCCTGTAAGCTGTTGCTCATGCAAAGGTCACTGCTACGTCAGTGTTCCTCACAGCTTCTTGCAGAGATCACAATGACAGAGAGAGCCACGGTACACATGTGAtatttgcaaaaacatgcaacattaGACAGTGCACCAAGTGATGTATAACGCACAATAATGCATTGGTATCAAGGTCTCATaaaatgtcactttgtgttAAGATTTGACCAATATGTTGGTTGTCACGGCCCAAAATGATGGCGATGATTATTAATTTACGAGACCAATGTTTGTAGCAGATTCACAGGAAAAATAgaacttatatatatatatatatatgtatatgtgtgtgtgtgtgtgtgtttctctcaTATGTTTATTTAAAGGAGAGCTGTTTGCCTTGTATCCTTTAACCAACAGCACAATTAGTGGGATGTTGTTTGACACCACTATGTGGGAATTACAGTTAGAGGCAGCTGCATCGAAGTCAAAGccattttaaatcacttttttcttgAATTGATTCGATAAAATAACGATAGTGACATTcagaaaatgctgatttttagGTCTAACTATCAGTTATGCTGATAGACATTAGAGCCTGATCAGTTCTGTCTCCACCTGTGGGATAATTTATTATTAGAATTGAAGTTAATAATTAATGAAGTTGGTGCATTTCTTTCACCCCGATTACATTTATTGCCAATGAGTCTCAATAATCTGATCTATTCCAGACTTTGTGTTGAACACAGCAAAGTTTTCTGTTTATCTATTAATGCAACAGCATACAGTTCACACTTTTGCCCAGAAATGTTTCAGAGTTGGACCTAGTGAGATTGCTGTTGCAGCTTTTAAAGAGAAGTGAGCAGGGTGCTCACTCAGACATTCAGATTATGTGTGTCTCTCAAAGAGGCTTAATGTACATTAATGCAAGGTCAtcttaaaaaaatccaccataTTCAATATTGACTGCCACAA
This window of the Acanthochromis polyacanthus isolate Apoly-LR-REF ecotype Palm Island chromosome 8, KAUST_Apoly_ChrSc, whole genome shotgun sequence genome carries:
- the adpgk gene encoding ADP-dependent glucokinase isoform X1 gives rise to the protein MWRKASVAALLALAVGYFYHGSPDLPAQILQYVSLPNFQTSSESLNSQDSLEQVISAAWEALISLPTRQWSKVAVGVNACVDVVVSGVGLLQALAVDPGTGLDHEVLHSKEDLKEAFIHYMGRGAAAERFFSDKEAFQRIARAAAEYPGAKLYVGGNAALIGQKLATYPDLMVLLCGPVGPKLHEMLDEQIVVPPESLQEIDEFHLILEYKAGEQWGSTQAPQANRFIFSHDVSNGEMSSLETFVASLEEFQPELVVLSGLHMMEGQGKELWEERLKEAVLAISDIRKDIPIHLELASMTDKDYMNSIMQEQFMPIVSSIGLNEQELLFLSQAGEGPHAEMAAWKGIPDVDRVSDILLWVLEQHGRSDPSSEADLTRIHFHTLAYHILATVDGYWGNQAAAVMAGARVASSQACGLQTVDISKVELKAPLEFHSSHSEPREHLSLNPAEPVTVWRRGNVTFHFTPVLVCKRPLRTVGLGDAISAEGLVYSELKTQQPF
- the adpgk gene encoding ADP-dependent glucokinase isoform X2, translating into MWRKASVAALLALAVGYFYHGSPDLPAQILQYVSLPNFQTSSESLNSQDSLEQVISAAWEALISLPTRQWSKVAVGVNACVDVVVSGVGLLQALAVDPGTGLDHEVLHSKEDLKEAFIHYMGRGAAAERFFSDKEAFQRIARAAAEYPGAKLYVGGNAALIGQKLATYPDLMVLLCGPVGPKLHEMLDEQIVVPPESLQEIDEFHLILEYKAGEQWGSTQAPQANRFIFSHDVSNGEMSSLETFVASLEEFQPELVVLSGLHMMEGQGKELWEERLKEAVLAISDIRKDIPIHLELASMTDKDYMNSIMQEFMPIVSSIGLNEQELLFLSQAGEGPHAEMAAWKGIPDVDRVSDILLWVLEQHGRSDPSSEADLTRIHFHTLAYHILATVDGYWGNQAAAVMAGARVASSQACGLQTVDISKVELKAPLEFHSSHSEPREHLSLNPAEPVTVWRRGNVTFHFTPVLVCKRPLRTVGLGDAISAEGLVYSELKTQQPF